One window from the genome of Schistocerca piceifrons isolate TAMUIC-IGC-003096 chromosome 1, iqSchPice1.1, whole genome shotgun sequence encodes:
- the LOC124779255 gene encoding piggyBac transposable element-derived protein 4-like, translating into MVAHHIITTEEGQAPAGKVLATAFLEVHVKFMPLYIIQLFVIMFRRGLSDAEIADLINHSDTLDNVESDSDDSECNGVFEEDEIDDSLSSDEDENDVEGVASNPAAVPYPKDSEWTAVDTYRPLPVNTTPRQILVDIDESSSVLDCSKVFLTDSDVNELKRQTNLYASQTIQKKRRGNNLKPHSVLSSWKPVTISEMRRFLGIIFHMCVSKKPKIADHWSTNPVLSCNFCPHVMSRLRFTQILSCLHLVDNSNQKKPGEDGFHPLYKVLPYYNNLKERCIQAYRPSEKVTIDEGICPFRGRVSFRVYMQNKPHKYGLKVYAVAEASSGYVVNFEVYAGKHIVDNSSSAVILRLLSDSSLLNKGHTVYLDRFYSSPELFQQLAEKGTGAVGTVNKSRKGLPKDLVSATLKKGEMSFRRKDNVLAMKWKDKRDVYTLSTRHQATFGTHTKRNGSVVLKPLQVLDYNLNKIGVDIGDQRLQYNPFQHRTVKWWRKLYFHLLLMGVSNAFWLYNAVHRKKITITDFITVLAVQLVEDDTLEFIPRNEGTVGRLTKRHFLQHIPATTKKYAARVCHVCSSRSKKQSGKASRKETRYECEQCGVALCLEPCFKIFHTKKQYDSV; encoded by the exons ATGGTTGCACACCACATCATCACGACGGAAGAAGGCCAGGCTCCAGCAGGCAAGGTTCTGGCGACAGCGTTCTTGGAGGTGCACGTGAAATTTATGCC tctgtatatcattcagttgtttgtcatcatgtttcggcgcggtttatcagacgcagaaattgcggatttgatcaatcatagcgacactctggataatgtagagagtgattcagacgattctgaatgcaatggtgtgtttgaag aagacgagattgatgacagtttgtcttcagatgaagacgagaatgatgttgaaggtgttgcttcaaatccagcagctgtgccgtatccgaaagacagtgagtggactgcagttgacacctaccgacctctgcctgtcaacacgacacccaggcagatactagtggatattgatgagtcgagttctgtactggattgcagtaaagtgttccttactgacagtgacgtaaatgaactcaagagacagacaaatttgtatgcatcacagacaatacagaagaaaagaagaggaaataatctgaagccccattcagttttgagttcgtggaagccagtgactataagtgagatgaggcgtttcttgggtattattttccacatgtgtgtttcgaaaaagcccaaaattgcggaccattggagcactaatcctgttcttagttgtaacttttgtccccatgtcatgagccgtttgcgtttcactcagatactgtcatgcttgcatcttgttgacaattcaaatcagaaaaaaccaggcgaagatggatttcatccactttacaaagttttgccatattataataatttgaaggagcgatgtatccaggcatatcgtccctcagaaaaagtgacaattgatgaaggaatttgcccatttcgaggtcgtgtgagtttccgtgtttacatgcaaaataagcctcataagtatggactgaaagtatatgctgttgctgaagccagtagtggctatgttgtaaattttgaagtttatgctggtaagcatattgttgacaattcttcgtctgcggttattttgcgattgttgtctgacagcagcttgctgaacaaaggccacactgtgtatttagatcgattttattccagtccagagctatttcagcaactggcagagaaaggcactggagctgttggtactgtgaacaaatccaggaaaggattgcctaaagatttagtatctgctacgctgaaaaagggcgaaatgtcttttcggcgtaaagataatgtattggcaatgaagtggaaagataagagagatgtgtatacattgtctacaaggcatcaagcaacatttggtacgcatactaagagaaatgggtctgtagtattgaaaccacttcaggtacttgattacaacctcaataaaattggagtggatattggagaccaacgcctgcagtacaatccgttccagcacagaactgtgaaatggtggcgaaaattatatttccatttgctgcttatgggagtatcaaatgcattttggctgtacaatgcagtgcacaggaagaaaattacaataacagactttataacagtgcttgcagttcagcttgttgaagacgacacacttgaattcattccaagaaatgaaggaactgtaggtcggctaacaaagagacattttttgcagcacatacctgcaactactaagaagtatgctgctcgtgtgtgtcacgtgtgcagttccaggagcaagaaacagagtggcaaggcttctcgcaaagagacacgatacgaatgtgaacagtgtggcgttgcactctgcctggaaccttgctttaaaattttccacactaaaaaacaatatgattctgtgtga